In Jeotgalibaca arthritidis, a single genomic region encodes these proteins:
- a CDS encoding GatB/YqeY domain-containing protein: protein MTIKEQINKDFIQARKDKEALKISVLRIIKSHFDSFKIDNGRDMDDKEEINYLLKEQKQTEEAIQFANEAGRDDLVQENKEKLAIISNYLPTMMTQEDIESFLTEKGVADMAMKDAMKFSMAELDGKADKKVISQVVKNLLAK from the coding sequence ATGACCATTAAAGAACAGATTAATAAAGATTTTATCCAAGCACGTAAAGATAAGGAAGCATTGAAAATCAGTGTACTCCGTATTATCAAATCACATTTCGATTCATTTAAAATTGATAATGGGCGTGATATGGATGACAAAGAAGAAATTAATTACTTGCTGAAAGAACAAAAACAAACCGAAGAGGCGATTCAATTTGCCAACGAAGCAGGACGAGATGACCTTGTTCAAGAAAATAAAGAAAAATTAGCGATTATTAGCAACTATCTACCAACAATGATGACGCAAGAAGATATCGAAAGCTTCTTGACTGAAAAAGGTGTTGCAGATATGGCAATGAAGGATGCTATGAAATTTTCAATGGCTGAACTCGATGGCAAAGCAGATAAAAAAGTCATTTCTCAAGTTGTAAAAAACTTATTAGCTAAATAA
- a CDS encoding gluconokinase: MEYKIGIDIGTTSLKAVLFDEELDYVYRISKSYPTIYPMAGRAEQKPDDIYQAFEEAVQTIRQQYSDIKIDEIAFSSAMHSIIAVNEKGDPITNCLLWSDNRAAILIDDFKREQDWLSYYKKTGTPVHPMSPFAKLLWMKAETNLIEEAYKFIGIKEYIFWKLTGQYVVDFSIASATGLFNIHELDWDKEILATTSVRPDQLSRTVDVTSRFDIKDQVTYDKLNLNQDTQLVIGASDGCLANLGTGASEKGQTTLTIGTSGALRMTVDEPLLDEEGRTFCYYLTQGKWVVGGAVNNGGNVIQWLDHILFDGEGHLFSQLPEVMQTTIPGSNGLFFFPYLNGERAPFWDGNMQGSYYGLGIYHQKNDMIRASIEGVLFNLNQVLHLIEEIAGQTAIVLASGGFLKSSQWAQLAADVFGKTLVIPHEAESSCLGAVMLTATSEKKTNHDNHIYPQIDSAASYRALFDTYKWYSEKLYDLHLVAQKESMLK, encoded by the coding sequence ATGGAATATAAAATTGGAATCGATATAGGAACGACAAGCTTAAAAGCGGTACTTTTTGATGAGGAACTCGATTATGTTTATCGTATTAGTAAGAGTTACCCGACCATCTATCCTATGGCAGGACGAGCAGAACAAAAACCGGATGATATTTATCAGGCTTTTGAAGAAGCAGTTCAGACGATTAGGCAACAGTATTCAGATATAAAGATTGATGAAATAGCTTTTTCCAGTGCGATGCACAGTATCATTGCTGTTAATGAAAAGGGAGATCCGATAACCAACTGTTTGTTATGGTCAGATAACCGGGCAGCAATACTAATTGATGATTTTAAGCGTGAGCAAGATTGGTTATCCTATTATAAAAAAACCGGTACGCCTGTTCATCCGATGAGTCCGTTTGCTAAGTTGTTATGGATGAAAGCAGAGACAAACCTGATTGAGGAAGCTTATAAATTCATAGGTATTAAGGAATATATCTTTTGGAAGTTAACCGGGCAGTATGTTGTTGATTTTTCGATAGCATCGGCAACGGGTTTATTTAATATTCACGAGCTAGATTGGGATAAGGAGATACTAGCTACTACGTCTGTTAGACCTGATCAGTTATCTAGGACAGTAGATGTTACTAGCCGTTTTGATATCAAGGACCAAGTGACTTACGACAAACTAAACCTAAATCAAGACACTCAGCTTGTGATAGGCGCAAGTGATGGTTGTTTAGCTAACTTGGGAACTGGTGCAAGTGAAAAAGGTCAGACAACACTCACAATTGGAACGAGTGGAGCCCTACGAATGACGGTTGATGAGCCTTTACTAGATGAAGAAGGTCGAACATTTTGCTACTATCTCACACAAGGAAAATGGGTAGTTGGAGGTGCTGTTAACAACGGTGGCAATGTCATTCAATGGCTGGATCATATTTTGTTTGATGGAGAGGGACATCTTTTTAGCCAGTTGCCAGAGGTCATGCAAACAACGATTCCTGGCTCGAATGGTCTTTTCTTTTTCCCATATTTAAACGGAGAACGCGCACCATTTTGGGATGGAAATATGCAGGGGAGCTACTATGGGCTGGGTATTTATCACCAAAAGAACGATATGATTCGTGCCAGTATAGAAGGGGTACTCTTTAATTTAAATCAGGTGCTTCACTTAATTGAAGAAATTGCAGGACAAACAGCGATTGTATTAGCTTCAGGAGGTTTCTTAAAGTCAAGCCAATGGGCACAGCTTGCAGCGGATGTGTTTGGAAAAACCTTAGTCATTCCTCATGAGGCAGAAAGTAGTTGTTTGGGAGCAGTCATGCTGACAGCAACGAGTGAGAAAAAAACGAATCATGATAACCATATCTACCCTCAAATCGATTCAGCAGCCAGTTATCGTGCTTTATTTGACACCTATAAGTGGTACAGTGAGAAATTATACGACTTACACCTTGTCGCTCAAAAAGAAAGCATGCTAAAATAA
- a CDS encoding NADPH-dependent FMN reductase, with the protein MSKQSFFARLFSSFKGNESDLQTNQTTKEIDHMKIGIISGSVREGNNAAAVSQWVNDFAVKRNDEGIEYEVVLLSDYALPLLGAAVPAEYQETAQAAVKAWSEKMASFDGYIFVTPEYNHSVGGALKNAMDYLKPEVANKAAALVGYGSLGGARAHENMRSILGELSVASVHTTVNFSLMSDFENMSVFKPNAYNEVNANGMLDDLLLWSKAFQTIR; encoded by the coding sequence TTGTCTAAACAAAGTTTTTTCGCTAGATTATTTTCTAGTTTTAAAGGGAACGAATCAGACTTACAAACAAACCAAACAACAAAGGAGATTGATCATATGAAAATCGGAATTATTTCAGGAAGTGTTAGAGAAGGTAATAATGCAGCAGCAGTATCACAATGGGTAAATGACTTTGCAGTAAAACGTAACGACGAAGGTATTGAATACGAAGTGGTTCTTTTATCAGATTACGCCTTACCATTATTAGGAGCAGCAGTTCCAGCTGAATACCAAGAAACAGCTCAAGCAGCAGTAAAAGCATGGTCTGAAAAAATGGCATCATTTGATGGCTACATCTTTGTAACACCAGAATATAACCACTCAGTAGGTGGCGCATTGAAGAACGCAATGGATTACTTGAAACCAGAAGTAGCTAACAAAGCAGCTGCATTAGTTGGTTATGGTAGTTTAGGTGGCGCACGCGCTCACGAAAATATGCGTAGCATTCTAGGTGAGTTGAGTGTAGCATCTGTTCATACAACAGTGAACTTCTCATTAATGAGCGATTTTGAAAACATGAGCGTCTTCAAACCAAATGCTTACAACGAAGTAAATGCAAATGGTATGCTAGATGACTTATTGTTATGGAGCAAAGCATTCCAAACAATTCGCTAA
- a CDS encoding organic hydroperoxide resistance protein encodes MSESKALYQTTAVNTGGRDGESYLKDGDYSVKITTPKKLGGSDAGQNPEQLFALGYSACYNGALELKMKEAGVKGKSRVSAEVTLNSDPTDNGFKISVKLTVAIDGQPTEVVQDLANQAHAFCPYSKATQGNIVVDVVTEDY; translated from the coding sequence ATGTCTGAATCAAAAGCGTTATATCAAACAACTGCAGTCAATACTGGTGGCCGTGATGGCGAAAGTTACTTAAAAGATGGTGACTATTCCGTTAAAATTACCACTCCTAAAAAATTGGGTGGATCCGATGCTGGACAAAATCCTGAACAATTATTTGCTTTAGGTTATAGTGCTTGCTACAACGGTGCCTTAGAGCTCAAAATGAAAGAAGCGGGTGTAAAAGGAAAATCTCGCGTTTCAGCTGAAGTTACATTAAACTCAGACCCTACTGACAATGGCTTTAAAATTTCGGTTAAATTAACTGTTGCGATTGACGGTCAGCCTACCGAAGTCGTTCAAGACTTAGCTAATCAAGCTCACGCCTTCTGTCCGTATTCAAAAGCGACACAAGGAAATATTGTTGTGGATGTTGTTACCGAAGATTATTAA
- a CDS encoding bifunctional metallophosphatase/5'-nucleotidase translates to MKKLKFICTTDIHGTIHPLDFSSNQAVDYGLSRFSTYLKKERQNHDVILIDNGDVNQGSPFVTYANKNEEQNVMAKALNQLNYDYFNLGNHDFNFGSDFLMTYMDQMESQSLISNVLYEGEAIGQSQIIEVAKHGVTFGLIGVVTDYIPNWEKPAHLVGLTILPVKETVQKEVAALKGKVDKIIVCYHGGLERDPESGEPTETLTGENVGYEMVMDIPEIDLLLSGHQHRSIVTTINQTLVLQAANTAREVMEVVYEDGQFTGRLVDMSHYESDEQFLSSFSDVYEKTQNWLDEKIGPGAKGLSVPDVISVQKNPNTFTHMMNQAQLAFSGADISSSSLYDTSIGFSEEITYRQLAANFPFPNTLVLMEINGEILREYLEWNADYWTISDGEITVHPKYLEPKRQIYNYDFFEGISYTINVSKESGQRIEELMFDGKAISDTDTFKIVVNNYRSSGGGDYHMLKKGRILKEYTEEIIEVMYAYLKETDLNILPIQENNVKLTK, encoded by the coding sequence ATGAAAAAATTAAAATTCATTTGTACAACTGATATTCACGGTACAATCCATCCCCTTGATTTTTCATCTAATCAAGCAGTTGACTACGGATTGTCTCGTTTTTCCACTTATTTAAAAAAAGAAAGACAAAATCATGACGTTATCTTAATTGATAATGGTGATGTTAACCAAGGTAGTCCTTTTGTGACTTATGCTAATAAAAATGAAGAGCAAAATGTGATGGCTAAGGCACTTAATCAGTTGAACTACGATTATTTTAATCTCGGTAATCATGATTTTAACTTTGGTAGTGATTTCTTAATGACTTATATGGACCAAATGGAGAGTCAATCCTTAATATCCAATGTTCTTTATGAGGGAGAAGCGATTGGTCAATCACAGATTATTGAAGTAGCAAAACACGGTGTGACATTTGGATTAATTGGTGTAGTAACAGATTACATTCCTAACTGGGAGAAACCAGCTCATTTAGTAGGGCTAACCATTTTACCGGTTAAAGAAACGGTTCAAAAAGAAGTAGCAGCTTTAAAAGGAAAAGTAGATAAGATTATTGTCTGTTACCATGGTGGATTGGAAAGAGATCCAGAGAGCGGCGAACCAACTGAAACCCTGACAGGTGAAAATGTCGGCTATGAAATGGTGATGGATATTCCTGAAATTGATCTCTTATTATCAGGACACCAACACCGTAGCATCGTGACGACTATCAACCAGACATTAGTTTTACAAGCAGCAAATACAGCTAGAGAAGTGATGGAAGTGGTCTATGAAGATGGACAATTTACTGGTCGCCTCGTTGATATGAGTCACTATGAGAGTGATGAGCAGTTTTTAAGCTCATTCAGCGATGTTTACGAAAAAACGCAAAATTGGCTGGATGAAAAAATTGGACCTGGTGCCAAAGGACTTTCAGTGCCAGATGTTATTTCGGTTCAAAAGAACCCCAATACCTTTACACATATGATGAATCAAGCCCAACTAGCCTTTAGTGGTGCGGATATTTCATCATCATCTCTTTACGATACATCAATCGGATTTTCAGAAGAAATTACTTATCGTCAATTGGCGGCTAACTTCCCATTCCCTAATACCTTAGTATTAATGGAAATTAATGGTGAAATTTTAAGAGAGTACTTGGAATGGAATGCAGACTATTGGACCATTAGTGATGGTGAAATCACTGTTCATCCAAAATACCTAGAACCAAAACGTCAAATTTATAACTATGATTTCTTTGAAGGCATTAGTTATACGATTAATGTTTCCAAAGAGAGTGGCCAACGTATTGAAGAATTGATGTTTGATGGGAAAGCTATTTCTGATACAGATACGTTTAAAATTGTTGTAAACAACTACCGTTCATCAGGTGGGGGAGACTACCATATGTTGAAAAAGGGTCGTATTTTAAAAGAGTACACGGAAGAAATTATTGAAGTGATGTATGCTTATCTTAAAGAGACTGATTTAAATATATTGCCTATACAAGAAAACAACGTGAAGTTGACTAAATAG
- a CDS encoding ABC transporter permease — protein MIRNIMMSTLLSLRAHKLRVFLTMVGIIIGIASVVTIAALGEGVKKESMQLADTTQANVMTIQHMMTMTDDGGMAYVEDQFTFNKSDMRRLSRLEGVQSVLPNYSANGWGGDSVDMNINYFGAESYAMMIPFKSESRILYGRDIRNDDANQDVIVLSHDVLDYGISLDDPATLIGQAVNINGYMFKVIGIKEPYNWESTSYGLESESYTWEDAMTSVVPQAAYNHLTRSKPIQSLKVKVADGYDRSLVSMTVIDDLMQQYIEDDGYFEEDRSNEQMMEEVTAYINGIMTFLMAITAISLFVGGIGVMNIMYVSVTERKREIGIRRAIGAKPRMIMLQFLLEAAFITFLGGVIGLLLGYGIAIIVGTIISLPVYLTPTMMLLSTSVSIGTGLIFGIIPALSASKMDPIKAIYQ, from the coding sequence ATGATTAGGAATATTATGATGAGTACCTTATTGAGCTTGCGTGCGCATAAATTAAGGGTTTTCTTAACTATGGTGGGAATTATTATTGGGATTGCCTCTGTTGTGACGATTGCAGCTCTTGGTGAAGGGGTTAAGAAAGAAAGTATGCAGTTAGCTGATACGACCCAAGCAAATGTCATGACCATTCAACATATGATGACGATGACAGACGACGGTGGTATGGCTTATGTGGAAGACCAGTTTACCTTTAATAAATCTGATATGAGGCGATTATCACGACTAGAGGGCGTTCAGTCTGTATTACCCAACTATTCCGCTAATGGTTGGGGTGGCGATAGTGTTGATATGAATATTAATTATTTTGGAGCAGAGTCTTATGCCATGATGATACCCTTTAAGTCTGAAAGTCGGATTCTGTATGGTCGTGATATTAGAAATGATGATGCCAATCAAGATGTGATTGTGCTCTCTCATGATGTGTTAGATTACGGTATTTCTTTAGATGATCCAGCGACTTTAATCGGACAAGCGGTTAATATTAATGGTTACATGTTCAAAGTGATTGGGATTAAAGAACCTTATAACTGGGAAAGTACATCATACGGCTTGGAATCGGAATCTTATACTTGGGAAGATGCTATGACTAGTGTTGTTCCACAAGCAGCGTATAATCATTTAACACGCTCAAAACCGATTCAATCATTGAAAGTAAAAGTAGCAGATGGCTATGATCGCTCGCTTGTCTCCATGACTGTGATTGATGACTTAATGCAACAATACATAGAGGATGATGGCTATTTCGAAGAGGATAGAAGTAACGAACAGATGATGGAAGAGGTGACGGCTTATATTAATGGCATTATGACATTTTTAATGGCCATTACTGCTATTTCACTTTTTGTTGGTGGTATTGGTGTTATGAACATTATGTATGTATCTGTAACAGAGAGAAAACGAGAGATTGGGATTAGGCGAGCGATTGGTGCGAAACCGCGTATGATTATGTTGCAATTTCTATTAGAAGCAGCTTTCATTACCTTTTTAGGTGGTGTGATTGGATTGCTTTTAGGATATGGCATTGCAATAATTGTAGGTACGATTATTAGTCTACCTGTTTATCTGACACCAACGATGATGCTTTTATCGACATCAGTGTCGATTGGAACAGGCCTTATTTTCGGAATCATACCAGCCCTAAGTGCTTCTAAAATGGATCCGATTAAAGCAATCTATCAATAA
- a CDS encoding ABC transporter ATP-binding protein — MAQLERKKLVELRDVTKVFGSNNVTNTVLKQLSLSIYEGDFLMILGKSGSGKTTLMNIIGFLDRISDGQYLFLGEDVSELNESKKSTIRNAHFGFIFQQFFLINSLNVLQNVELPLVYASETNKKERRKKVEHYLSLVGIPEKVLAKTKELSGGQQQRVAIARSLVNEPSLIMADEPTGALDSETGIGVMNLLKELNQQGKTIVMVTHDEDLLQYATRVIRMQDGSFVEEGDQS; from the coding sequence GTGGCGCAATTAGAACGAAAAAAACTAGTAGAACTTCGCGATGTTACGAAAGTATTCGGTAGTAACAACGTCACCAATACGGTTTTGAAACAGCTAAGCCTCAGTATTTATGAAGGTGACTTTTTAATGATTCTTGGGAAATCAGGTAGTGGGAAAACAACCCTAATGAATATTATTGGTTTTTTAGATCGCATTTCAGATGGCCAGTATCTTTTTTTAGGAGAAGATGTGTCTGAGCTAAATGAAAGTAAAAAATCGACTATTCGAAATGCTCATTTTGGCTTTATTTTCCAACAATTCTTCCTGATTAACTCATTGAATGTGTTGCAAAATGTTGAATTACCATTGGTATATGCTAGCGAAACAAATAAAAAAGAACGACGTAAAAAAGTAGAGCATTATCTATCTTTAGTCGGTATTCCAGAAAAGGTATTAGCGAAAACAAAGGAATTATCTGGTGGTCAACAACAGCGGGTGGCCATTGCTCGCTCACTTGTTAATGAACCGAGTCTTATTATGGCTGATGAGCCAACGGGTGCTTTGGATTCTGAGACAGGAATAGGTGTTATGAACCTTTTGAAAGAATTGAATCAACAAGGAAAGACGATTGTAATGGTAACCCACGATGAGGATCTTCTCCAATATGCTACTCGCGTGATTCGTATGCAGGATGGTAGTTTTGTGGAAGAAGGTGACCAATCATGA
- a CDS encoding efflux RND transporter periplasmic adaptor subunit has translation MKKKKWLVIVLVLVVALGLVIVVPRLVSKQTSNEIFTEEDPFGIEYFYVPAIDQIFVNGMVTPEESQEFHQDTTLGRLSDLEVENGQIVEEGTILYSYTNEELQKDITQLYNEAARLETNRANTAYKQQLAIDRWYEMEVEERSQTLEEIMMDFNLYELDSQIAEAYSNIAMMEENVYTEVLAPFKGKIVIPEEKKADIPLLKLISETFYVSGTLNEKDLEKVSIGQATDITVVSNGYTTTGKVSFVDTTPTTENSDPYGGSTMSQYPVKLSFDSLENIVNGYHVQATINLEDNLILIPDEAIHTEGDVTYVLVNDFGSVVRRVINIGEKTADGVPVTSGLEAEDEIILSSEVELQEGDILDPGLFEMDTELPEGE, from the coding sequence ATGAAAAAGAAAAAATGGTTAGTCATTGTATTGGTATTAGTGGTAGCCTTGGGACTTGTTATTGTGGTGCCACGCTTAGTTTCAAAGCAAACATCAAATGAAATATTCACTGAAGAGGACCCATTTGGTATTGAGTATTTTTATGTACCAGCTATTGATCAGATTTTTGTTAATGGCATGGTAACTCCGGAAGAATCACAAGAATTTCATCAAGATACAACACTAGGTCGTTTAAGTGATTTAGAAGTTGAAAATGGTCAGATTGTAGAAGAGGGAACGATTCTTTATAGCTATACGAATGAAGAATTACAAAAAGATATTACCCAACTTTACAATGAAGCGGCTCGTTTAGAAACGAATCGTGCTAATACAGCCTATAAGCAGCAATTAGCTATTGATCGTTGGTATGAGATGGAGGTGGAAGAACGTAGCCAAACCTTGGAAGAAATTATGATGGATTTTAACTTATATGAACTCGATTCGCAGATTGCTGAGGCTTATAGTAACATCGCCATGATGGAAGAAAATGTTTATACAGAGGTTTTAGCACCTTTTAAAGGGAAAATTGTTATTCCAGAAGAAAAGAAAGCAGACATACCCCTTTTAAAATTAATTTCTGAAACATTCTATGTATCGGGAACATTAAATGAAAAAGATTTAGAAAAAGTATCAATTGGACAAGCCACAGACATCACAGTCGTTTCAAATGGTTATACGACAACGGGGAAAGTCTCGTTTGTAGATACGACACCAACGACCGAAAATTCAGATCCTTATGGTGGTTCAACTATGTCACAGTATCCTGTTAAATTAAGTTTTGATTCACTTGAAAACATCGTCAATGGCTACCATGTTCAAGCAACCATTAATTTAGAAGATAACTTGATTTTAATTCCAGATGAAGCCATTCATACAGAAGGCGATGTGACCTATGTTTTGGTGAATGATTTTGGTTCAGTTGTTAGACGTGTGATTAATATTGGTGAGAAAACAGCTGACGGTGTCCCAGTAACTAGCGGTTTGGAAGCTGAAGATGAAATTATTTTAAGTTCAGAAGTTGAGCTACAAGAAGGGGATATATTAGATCCAGGCTTGTTTGAAATGGATACTGAGCTACCAGAGGGGGAATAG
- a CDS encoding amidase, translating to MLINRNKDARYIAEKIRSKQVSAEEAVKDAIERIESLNPELNAVVHQRFDQALQEARTRNFEGKPFGGVPILLKDLGQSLAGQPNTSGARLFKNYISPVTSHYTQKLLDAGFIVLGQTNTPEFGYKNITEPDLHGPSRNPWHTTYSPGGSSGGASAAVASGMVSVAGASDGGGSIRIPASFTGLVGLKPTRGRTPVGPGAGRAWQGASIDFALTKTIGDTAAILDALQVVQPAAAFQVPLFTEGYQQALKKHRNKPFRIAFSLESPIHSDVSQDAKDAVLKAVRWLEKQGHLVEEKNVPIDGISLMESYYIMNCGETTAVLESVEEQLARPFTLDDMELVTWVMYHAGKKVSAAAYSNTIKAWDRAAETMAQFRKHYDLFLTPTTAEIAPKVGTKWQSDALMEQMKHIQDYSMKDQQQIVWDMFADSLPITPFGMQANLSGEPAISLPIHLSKNGLPIGVQFIAPKGKEDWLLAIGQAMEDDGLFI from the coding sequence ATGCTTATAAATAGAAATAAAGACGCTCGTTATATTGCCGAAAAAATTCGCTCTAAACAAGTATCTGCTGAGGAAGCTGTGAAAGATGCTATTGAGCGAATCGAATCTTTAAACCCAGAACTTAATGCCGTTGTTCATCAACGTTTCGATCAAGCCCTCCAAGAAGCACGTACACGAAATTTTGAAGGTAAACCGTTTGGCGGTGTCCCCATCTTATTAAAGGACTTAGGACAATCTCTAGCTGGGCAACCGAATACATCTGGTGCCCGCTTATTTAAGAATTACATTAGTCCGGTTACTAGTCACTATACGCAAAAGTTATTAGACGCCGGTTTTATTGTTCTTGGACAAACTAACACACCTGAATTTGGCTATAAGAATATTACTGAGCCGGACCTACATGGACCTAGCCGCAATCCATGGCATACCACCTATTCTCCTGGTGGATCTAGTGGTGGTGCCTCTGCTGCAGTGGCTAGTGGCATGGTGTCAGTTGCTGGCGCTAGTGATGGCGGTGGCTCTATTAGAATCCCTGCTTCCTTTACCGGTCTAGTGGGGTTAAAACCAACTCGCGGTCGAACACCCGTTGGTCCCGGTGCAGGCCGAGCATGGCAAGGCGCATCCATTGATTTTGCTTTAACGAAAACAATTGGCGATACAGCCGCTATACTAGATGCTTTGCAAGTGGTTCAACCAGCCGCAGCTTTCCAAGTCCCTCTCTTTACGGAAGGCTATCAACAAGCTTTGAAAAAGCACAGAAACAAACCATTCCGTATTGCCTTTTCATTGGAATCGCCTATCCACTCTGACGTTAGTCAGGACGCAAAAGATGCCGTTTTAAAAGCAGTCAGATGGTTGGAAAAACAAGGACATCTAGTCGAGGAAAAAAATGTTCCTATCGATGGGATTTCTTTAATGGAAAGTTATTACATTATGAACTGCGGTGAAACTACCGCTGTTTTAGAAAGTGTAGAAGAACAACTGGCTCGACCATTTACCTTAGATGATATGGAATTAGTTACTTGGGTCATGTATCACGCTGGTAAAAAAGTGAGCGCTGCTGCTTACTCGAATACCATTAAAGCTTGGGATAGAGCAGCTGAAACGATGGCACAGTTCCGCAAACATTATGACCTCTTCCTCACACCTACAACGGCAGAGATAGCTCCTAAAGTTGGAACAAAATGGCAATCTGATGCCCTAATGGAACAAATGAAACACATTCAAGACTATTCTATGAAAGACCAGCAACAGATTGTTTGGGATATGTTTGCAGACAGTCTTCCCATCACCCCATTTGGTATGCAGGCAAATTTAAGTGGCGAGCCAGCTATTTCCTTACCAATTCATTTAAGCAAAAACGGCTTACCTATCGGTGTTCAATTCATAGCTCCTAAAGGAAAAGAAGACTGGCTATTGGCTATCGGACAGGCCATGGAAGATGATGGGCTATTTATTTAG
- a CDS encoding putative heavy metal-binding protein, translated as MIITTTASVEGKMISSYEGIVFGEVISGINFMKDIGAGMRNFFGGRSQGYEDEILTARTQALAEMEDRARELGADAVVGVKMDYETLGADNGMIMVTCSGTAVKLI; from the coding sequence ATGATTATCACAACAACCGCAAGTGTAGAAGGAAAAATGATTAGTTCTTACGAAGGCATTGTATTTGGAGAAGTTATTTCAGGTATTAATTTTATGAAGGATATCGGAGCAGGCATGCGAAACTTTTTTGGTGGTCGCTCTCAAGGCTACGAAGATGAAATTTTAACTGCTAGAACGCAAGCCTTAGCTGAAATGGAGGATCGTGCTCGAGAACTTGGCGCTGATGCTGTCGTTGGTGTAAAAATGGATTATGAAACACTTGGCGCTGATAATGGCATGATTATGGTGACTTGTAGCGGAACAGCTGTTAAATTGATTTAA